One window of the Chryseobacterium sp. CY350 genome contains the following:
- the ccoO gene encoding cytochrome-c oxidase, cbb3-type subunit II: protein MEPQKFSYDNSIVKAFLYATVVFSLFGFIFGLTAALLLFYPELPEFLFGTDDSTIKSLSVQNIQGLMNTQGAFGFGRIRMLHTTSVIFAFVCNNVFVGVYYSLQRLLKTRMYSDVLSWIHFWSWQLMIIATYISFFMGINTSKEYAEHEWPIDILIGFSWIVFGLNMFLTITIRRVRHLYVAIWFYTGTWIAFVMLHIFNNLEVPLSFTGWKSYSAYAGVKDAVVQWWYGHNAVAFILTTPVLGLMYYFLPKAADRPVFSYKLSIIHFWSLIFVYIWAGPHHLQYTSIPAWAQAVGTGFSIMLIAPSWGGMLNGLLTLRGSWDKVRINPILKFFVVAVTCYGMATFEGPLLATKNINKIGHFTDWVIGHVHVGALGWNGFMAFGVIYYLIPILWRTKLYSVRLANYHFWLGTLGIIFYVVPMYISGFTQGLMWKQFNPDGTLLWKNWLDTVTAIIPYFQLRFVGGLFYFSGGILMVINLVATIRTGSFQKNVPAEAHALADISNKRKEGEGAHLWLERMPVLLGFLSLFAISVGSIVEIVPTLSMEKSVPTISAVKPYSPLELEGRDLYIREGCNACHTQMVRPFRDEIIRFNGKNGQYSKAGEFIYDRPFLWGSKRTGPDLHREGGRNPSSWHYKHMYNPRSTSAGSIMPRYPWLISNNLDRSLMVDKIKLLQKTFDVPYTKSQIDSANQWADHQAAAIVRDIFSEAPDLKAAYSARPSSDLEKKEIVALISYLQRLGTDIRTNEIKTASNQ, encoded by the coding sequence ATGGAACCTCAAAAGTTTAGTTATGATAACTCAATCGTTAAAGCATTTTTATATGCTACCGTTGTATTTTCATTATTTGGATTCATCTTCGGCTTAACTGCAGCGCTCTTGCTGTTCTATCCGGAACTTCCCGAATTTTTGTTTGGAACGGATGATTCAACAATTAAGTCTCTGTCCGTGCAAAATATACAGGGCCTTATGAATACCCAGGGCGCGTTTGGATTTGGTCGGATAAGAATGCTCCATACAACAAGTGTCATTTTTGCGTTTGTATGTAATAATGTTTTTGTAGGGGTTTATTATTCCCTGCAAAGATTATTGAAAACGAGAATGTATAGTGATGTACTTTCATGGATCCATTTTTGGTCGTGGCAGTTAATGATTATCGCTACATATATCAGCTTTTTTATGGGAATTAATACTTCTAAAGAATATGCTGAGCACGAATGGCCGATCGATATTTTAATAGGATTTTCATGGATTGTTTTCGGACTCAATATGTTCCTGACTATTACGATCAGAAGGGTCAGACATTTGTACGTGGCAATCTGGTTTTATACCGGAACCTGGATTGCGTTTGTTATGTTACATATTTTCAATAATCTGGAAGTCCCGTTAAGTTTTACGGGTTGGAAATCATACTCAGCTTATGCTGGGGTTAAAGATGCAGTTGTTCAGTGGTGGTACGGACATAATGCCGTAGCGTTTATTCTGACAACTCCTGTACTTGGACTTATGTACTATTTTCTGCCCAAGGCTGCAGATCGTCCTGTCTTTTCGTACAAACTATCCATCATTCATTTCTGGTCTTTGATCTTTGTTTACATCTGGGCAGGTCCGCATCATTTACAATATACATCAATTCCTGCTTGGGCGCAAGCTGTCGGAACTGGCTTTTCAATCATGTTGATCGCTCCATCGTGGGGTGGTATGTTGAATGGTCTTCTTACTTTAAGAGGCTCTTGGGATAAGGTCAGAATCAATCCTATTTTAAAATTTTTCGTAGTCGCAGTAACATGCTATGGTATGGCTACTTTTGAAGGGCCATTGTTGGCAACTAAAAATATCAATAAAATTGGTCACTTTACTGATTGGGTCATTGGTCACGTACATGTTGGTGCATTAGGATGGAATGGTTTTATGGCCTTCGGTGTTATTTATTATCTGATTCCGATTTTATGGCGGACTAAACTTTATTCAGTGAGACTTGCCAATTATCATTTTTGGCTAGGTACTTTGGGGATTATTTTTTATGTTGTGCCGATGTATATATCAGGTTTTACACAAGGCTTAATGTGGAAACAGTTTAATCCGGATGGAACGCTTTTATGGAAAAACTGGCTTGACACCGTTACTGCTATTATACCTTATTTTCAGTTAAGATTTGTCGGCGGATTATTTTATTTCTCTGGAGGCATACTGATGGTGATTAATTTGGTCGCAACGATTAGAACCGGATCTTTTCAAAAAAATGTTCCTGCTGAAGCCCATGCGCTTGCAGATATTAGCAATAAACGTAAAGAAGGAGAAGGTGCTCATCTCTGGTTGGAACGAATGCCTGTATTACTGGGCTTTTTATCTTTATTTGCTATTTCGGTAGGTAGTATTGTTGAAATCGTTCCAACGTTGTCAATGGAAAAATCCGTTCCCACCATATCAGCGGTGAAACCTTATTCTCCTTTGGAGCTCGAGGGGAGGGACTTGTATATCAGGGAAGGATGCAATGCCTGCCATACTCAAATGGTTCGACCGTTCAGAGATGAAATTATAAGATTCAATGGAAAAAATGGTCAATATTCAAAAGCAGGTGAATTTATCTATGACCGTCCATTTCTGTGGGGGTCTAAAAGAACTGGACCGGATTTGCATCGAGAAGGCGGACGTAATCCAAGTTCATGGCATTATAAGCATATGTACAATCCACGAAGTACCTCTGCCGGTTCCATTATGCCTAGATATCCATGGTTGATCTCCAATAATCTAGACCGTTCTCTCATGGTGGATAAAATTAAGCTCTTACAAAAGACATTTGACGTTCCTTACACCAAAAGTCAGATTGATTCCGCAAATCAGTGGGCAGATCATCAGGCCGCAGCAATTGTGCGTGATATTTTCAGCGAAGCTCCTGATCTGAAAGCTGCGTATTCAGCAAGACCCTCAAGTGACCTGGAGAAAAAAGAGATTGTCGCTTTAATTTCCTATCTCCAAAGATTAGGAACAGATATAAGAACCAATGAAATAAAAACAGCTTCAAATCAATAA